In a genomic window of Glaciimonas sp. PCH181:
- a CDS encoding HU family DNA-binding protein — protein MSFFRELEVNKTELVEHIAKSADISKVASSRALDALIGAVKTTLHKNGTVTLVGFGTFSVGKRAARTGRNPRTGEAIKIDAAKVPKFKPGKALKDAVN, from the coding sequence ATTTCATTTTTCAGGGAGCTTGAAGTGAACAAAACTGAACTGGTCGAGCATATTGCCAAATCGGCAGATATTTCCAAAGTGGCCTCATCACGGGCTTTAGATGCATTGATTGGTGCCGTTAAAACTACTTTGCATAAGAACGGTACTGTCACCTTAGTTGGGTTCGGTACTTTTTCGGTAGGTAAGCGCGCCGCACGTACTGGTCGTAATCCGCGTACGGGTGAGGCAATTAAAATCGATGCCGCCAAAGTTCCTAAATTTAAGCCTGGCAAAGCGCTGAAAGATGCTGTAAACTAA